The Prionailurus bengalensis isolate Pbe53 chromosome C2, Fcat_Pben_1.1_paternal_pri, whole genome shotgun sequence DNA segment tcccccatccacctgggtggctcagtcagttaagtgtctgacttcagctcaggtcatatctcatggtttgtgagttcaagccccacgtctggctctgtgctgacagctcagagcctggagtctgctttggattctctgtctccctctctctgcccctcccctgcttgtgctctgtctctctctctctcataaataaacaaacattaaaaaaattaaatgatccCCCCAACATTTTTATAACATAACTGTAGCTTATATAATGCAGTATCATTCTGATTTTGCACCTAGGTCTTTTGCTTTAATCATGACCTGGCACACACAGAAAGAACTGGaataagattatttaaaaaggagCTAACCAAATGAATTCCAAGGTAAATTGTTATTCCTCCAATCTTTTCGTTCTGGGGGTAGACAAGAGAATAATTTCAATTCCCCAAAAGCACTCTCATCTCATCCTTAGCAAGAACTCTTATGGTCCCTTTAGCACTTTTGGTGAAGGGAGGCTCATTACCTCCTGAGACAACCCACCTCACATAAGGACAACGATTTCATCTACAAAACTGTCCTTAGTGTAGGTTCTATCATCTCTAATGCTTCAAACTAGAacatggaggctcagagagatatGCATAGTATGCAAACACATGAGGAAAAGCTTAGAAGGATATATATTAAAGTTTTCACGTAGCTTTGTGTTTTCCTGAAATGTTAATAGTAcagtgaatacattttttttttcagattttatttttaagtaatctctacacccaaagtggggctctaacctacacccccaagatcaagagctgcatactccaccaactgagccatccaggtgccccaaaatgaatgtattttttttagattaaaataattgaaagaactttgtttttcatattcaGTGTTAATGATCTATTACGTTCTGAAAACAACTCAAGGTCctatgaatgcatttttttttttaactataattttaaagccttaagttcaaggtcacacagaaagtggtagagccaggattggaACCCATTGCTAGACAAATTCCAATGAGGGTAGAATTTTCTGGACTGTCTCCTAGTGACCCTGAGCTCCAGTGTCTTGTCATTCCAGGTCTCAGGGCTCCTTTCATTCAGCTGGGCCTCCACCTCCAGCTTTGGCCCTCATCCCAGAGAGCAGGATACAGCTGAGGAGGACTTGATAGGGATGAGACTCCAGGTCTGGGGCCTTGAGTGAATCTTGCACAGAGGTATTCTCTGGGACTACTCCCTCCCCCAATCCTGGTCCTTGAGGGCAGCCAACATTGCATTAGCCTCTGCATCCCTAGGAGTAGCTCTTGGTGAGAAGTTGTGGGAGGAAGGAGACCCAGCACCAGGCAGCTTCACTAACTGTGTGATTTGAAGGGAAGGAGGTAAAGCGCTTCGGAGACAGTGGAGACCCCTCCACCCCGGGTATGGACAGAATGTACGGGATGATTATTACCCAGATCATTGCTGTCGTCACCTTCGCCGAGTGTGGGACCTCCCCGCCCCTCCAAGGCCAATGATTGCGCCAGAGCCCCTGCGCGCTAGCAAGCAGGTGACGCTGCCGCTGACGGCCAGCTGGGGGTAAGGGAGAGTAGAGGGGGGCCTTCGCGTCGGTGCAGCGAGAACTGCCACGTGATTCCCCGCAACGACGGCAGGCGtaccctctgtccctccccatctgCCTCCGGATACCCACAGGCTGGCGCCGCGTCCTCAGGCGCTCCGGGCTTCCCCGTGTCACCTGCAGCCAGGGCGCCCCCCGCGTGGCCGCCATTCATTTCCTCCTACACAGCACGCGCAGCCCTAGCCTCCAGAGCCAGGAGATCTGCGTGGCGCGGCAGGCGCTTTGAGCCCGAGTTTCGGCTTCAGCAGCAGGGTTGAGGGTCTACCCTGGTGAGCGCCCGTCGGCCCAGTAGCGAGATTCCTCCTAGAAGAGACCGAAATACACAGAGACTCAGCAGAGGCAACAGTGGCACGTAGGTACAGGGGCCAAGCATGGAGACATACGAAAGGCAGAGACACTTACGAGACAGACGTAGACAGAGACCACGACACAAAGCGATACGGGGCGCAGAGACagatacagacacagagagatagagggacaTATAGATAGGCAGAGATAGACGCAGCAGGGCAGAAAAACACTCCAGATGAACAGTTTAAGACCTAAAGACCAACCCGACACGAACGCGCCAACGGCGGTGACAGCACTCACCCGCCCGCTTGAGCTATTCCCGAATCCGCGGGATTCTCACAGTCCAGCACTAACCAGTACGGgatcttccctccctctcccgccGCCAGCGCGTTTCCCAGGTCCCCTCTTTCAGATGCcgcccaggctccaggcttctggcCCGGACCCGCCCGCCAATTCCCAGTCCCCCTTGCTCGCCTCCCTAGGCTCCTTaccagaccctcctccctctccttggtTTCTgggctccctcccgcccccctcccctccccagacccgCCTCTCCCGACCAGATCCTGCACCAGTTGGCCGGTAGGATTCGCTCAGCCGCCACTCCCGCCATTGTGCAGGACCCTCCCACTAACACTCCCTGCCCTCGTTTGAGTGCTGGGCGCGCTCCTGTGGCTCCCGCCCCGCCTCTCTCCCCTGGCCGGTGCCCGCCCCACCTCCACCGCGCCCCGCCTGCCGCGCTCTGCGGCAGTCGGGCGCTCATCGTCATTCCGCTCTtgccgccgccgccacccccgccccccgcccccgcccggtcCCCGTCACcacctccgccgccgccgccgccgcctgcccAGCGGCCCGGGAGGCGGAGGCGCGGGGGAGGAGGCCCCGCTTGGCTCCGCAGCCCCGGATGCTGCATGACTTCATCCTTCCGCCGGCTACCCTGCTGAGCTAGGGCCGGTCCGGCAGCTagcccgccgcccgcgccccgctGCAGTcccgcgcccgccccgcgcccgccccgcgcccgccaTGTCCGAGATCCTGCCCTACAGTGAGGACAAGATGGGCCGCTTCGCCGCCGACCCCGAGGGCTCCGACCTCTCGTTCAGCTGCCGCCTGCAGGACACCAACTCCTTCTTCGCGGGCAATCAAGCCAAGCGACCCCCCAAGCTGGGCCAAATCGGCCGAGCCAAGAGAGGTATGCGGCCGGGGCCCGGAGTCGCCGCTTGACCCAGAAACCCTTCGCCGGCGCCCCCCGGCTGCGGTTCCCCGCCAAGCGCCCGCAGCTCTTGCCGCAGACCAGCGCAGCCAGCCGCTCGCCGGccagggtttggggggggggtggtgccccCGCTGCAGTCTtgtgtccctctcccctctcccggGAACGCAGTGCCCCGGATTCGATGCTCTCCACCTCTGGAAGTAGAGTCCTGACACCCGGGCGAGGGGGAGGGGCCGGCCGGGGCATTTGGGGCTGCCTGAAGTGGGAACGTGGGGCTACGGGCCGTTTCTTCAGGATCAAACGCTGAATTGGTGGATGCTACGGAAGAACCTTCGGGTGCGAAGGGACGTCCGATTGGAGAAAGGACAGCGGGGCTGGGGATTCGGTTGTCCTCGTTGTTTGCATGGGGAGGGGGCTCTGTTGGTGCCAGGATCTTGAGAGGGCTTCAAGCGGCGAGAGGGTTAGGGTGAGGAGAGGGTTGGACCAGGCGAAAATTCTGTTTGAGAAGAGGGTCTGTTGAAGAGGGGGCTCCCACTAGCAAAAGGAAGATCAGCTCGGATGGAGGAGAGCTCAGGCGGCGGGAGGATTTGGACCGGGAGGTAGAACAACTGGTTGGAAGAGGGGGCGTTCCTGCATCGGGAGGGAAAGAGGGTCCAAGGGGACTGGGCTCGGCGGTGGGTCGAGTCGACAGAATTCGGATGGGGAGGGCACAGTGGCACGGGCGTCCGAGGGGCGTCGCTGGGCCACGGGAAGTAGCTGAGCGGGGCGCGAGGACACGGGGCCCATTCTCGCCGCCGCCCCCCGAGGCCGCGCGGCTGACGCGCTTTCTCCCTGCGCAGTGGTGATCGAGGATGACCGGATAGACGACGTGCTgaaggggatgggggagaagCCGCCGTCCGGAGTGTAGACGCGCCGGCTCGGGCGGCGGGCTCCGGGCCCAGCCCCGCAGCGGCCAGGAGCGCGGGCCGGCTATGCGGCTGccggcgccccccgccccggcccaggCGCCCGCGGGCGGGGGCTGCAGGGCCGCGCCGCCTCCGGGTTGGAgtcgctgccgccgccgccgcctggcACTCCGGAGCTGTCCGCTTCAGCACCACGGCGGCGGCGGTAGCGGCGGCGCGGACCGGCCTGGAGCCCGCCGCCGCGCTCATGCACTTTAGAACCTCGGGCCGCAGCCCCACCCCGCACACCGGAACGGACACAGAGACCCGCGGCCCTCGGCCCCCGACCCGCCCCCTCCCGCACGactcccctgccccgcccctctccGGCCGGTCAGGTCCGCAGAGCCGGCTACCGGCCGGGGTCGAttcgcgtgcgcgcgcgcgcgcgcgcagccAGGGATGTTTGGCTGCGTATTTGCATGAGCTTCCCACCTACCTGAGCCCAGCCCTCCAGGCtgctcttctctcccacccctgtCTGGCGTGACCCCAGCCTTAGCCTCTTTCTAAGGGACTTCCTCagcacatttgtatttttatatccgACTCTTTGTTTACTGGCTCCCCTCATGGTtcatgccctccctcccccagtctcgGCCACGCTCTTCTGCGCCTGGCAGATAGGATGGGTGTTGAGTCTGAGATGGAACAAGCCCTAACATGGTAACCAACCACATGGCCAGTCTGCCCAGGCCTGACCCCAGGCGGCTCTCTGGCAGACCCCTCCTCTCAAGGTATCACCTTCCAAGGGCCCAAGTCTGATTTTACCTTGGACCCCTGCATCCTGCCCCTGGGAACCCAAGTGAGGACTGCTCTGCACCTTTGGATGACACCTGTGGCCCTGGAGATGTTTTCACCCCAGGGGTGTCCTttgtaaatgtttctccatcctcacTGTACCAGGAGTGTGTGAATAAACACAGacctccctgtgtgtgtgtggccactgCTTTGGTCTGCTCAGGAGCCAGGCCAAAATGGCTCCAATCccttttggggagggggcagataaCTTGGGAATCTCAGGTGCATGTTGCTGGTAGGGGAGGGTTGCCAAGTAAACACAGGCAGGCCAATCTGGCTTGAGGACATCTTACAATGTAACTTCCTTTGGTAAATATACAACCTAAGCAGGATAGGACACTAGAGCTTGGGCTGGAGCTGGGATCAGAAGCATAAAGCAATCTTGATTCAAAGTCTGCAGCCTCCTGTAGATAAATCCAGGTTGAATGGGGGTCAATAATAGGCCCCAGGGATGCAGGTCTCTGAGTCTGGCTGGCATGTGGAGCAGTTATGCTGAGCTTTGCCCCAGGGGATGAATCGTTGGTAGTTCAGTAGGGTAGGGGAGGAAGTTAGGGAATCCAGGAGAGATCTGAGGAACCCAAGAAGGAAACCAGAAACCTTGGATTTGGGATCTAGTTTAACATGGGCTGTATTGTTTCATGTGGGGTTGCTCCCATCAGCTCTATCTTAGGCATGGGGCCTCTGGGATTGTGAGCACCTTGAATCCAACCCTAAGCCCTAAACCAGGAATTCCAAATACTTGAAGAGCCcaggggagaaaggcagggaggacTGGAGGACATGCCCCTGGCCTCACAGGTGAATGGCACTGAGGAAGTCCTCGTGATCCGAGTCCTGGAGGAAGCAGGGTGAGGTGGGAGGTCTAGCGGGTGAGAGGATCTCAGTCCCAAGGGCAAGTTGGGCTACAGTGAGTTCTTTACCCTTCTGCATGAGGTAAAGATGGAAGTGGAAGCCACTGCCATAGGTTGCATGCTTCAGGGACCAGCCATATTGGGCTTGGGCATAGTGTCTGATCCGAAAGTGGGGCGCAGCTGAGGTCAATGAGATGAACCGGCCTCCAGGGACCAACACCCGGCTCACCTGCAAGGCAGACAGAGAAGCCACTGGTGAGGAGTCCATCTCCAGGTTGTTAAAGGTTAGTATTGCCCCAGATGCCTTCCTAGGTACTACCCTATGTTCCACAGCTCAGGGCTCTCCATGGCAAGAGTGAgccttcttctctgcccctactcACTTCATGGGGGTAGGGCTATATTCTACCCAGGTAAGAGCATGGGAGTGATGTCAGGTGCATGGGCACTGCTTTCCTGTCACCCTCCTAGTCTGTGTTACCCATCTGGAACCTGGCTGTTACCTCATCCCTATTGGCAGCTTAATAGCTAACCATCAGCATCTGTGAGCCTGGCCACTCCAGGCCCCTATAATCTTTACCCAGCTtaaccttcccttccttctggtaaccatgGTCCTAAAAGTGAGCCATTACCAATTCCAAACTATATCTCCTTCTGACTTCTGAGTTCTTTCAACCTCCCAAAgccccagtccctcctccccacctcttggTCTACCCTTTCTTGTTGCTCCCTCACCTCACTCAGTACCTGGTCCACAGTGTGGACACCTTCAGAAGACACAGTCCAGGGATCTCGTTCTCCAGCTAACAGGGCATCCAGTGTGCCCTTCTCAAGCACCACATCGAAGGAGCCACTGGGGAAGTCCAAGGCCCGCACATCCATGGTCTCCCAGCGCAGGTTGGGCACATGGGCATAGCGAGCCCGCATAGCAGCCACCACCACTGATGAGTAGTCCACACTCGTCACATCAGGGAAGCCTCCAAGAAACAGCTCATAGCTCAGGGCACTGTTCCCACAGCCTAGGATAGGAAGGGATGGAATGGGTGGCAAAAGGGCTAGGTTAGATTTGGTTCTCACTCCTGAAATTATCCATCTACTCTTGGCCCATCTTCTGTCAGCCTAAACCCTCCCATACCAAGGGAGAAGCAGCAGGGTataagaaagaacacaaattttGGAGTCATAGTCATGCAGAACTGGGCACATATCCTGGCTCTAACATTTCTAGCTGTGTAGACTAGGGCAAGTTGTTTACATACCAGGAACTTGGATTTCCTactgagaaaaatgaagataGCAATATCTAGCCTACATGCAGGATGTGATacactaaatttaaaaactaaggggtgccttggtggctcagttggttaagcatccaacttcggcttaggtcatgatctcacagttcgtgggttcgagccctgcatcaggctctgtgctgacaactcagagcctggagcctgcttcagattctgtgtctccctctctcttctcctcccgggctcacactctgtctctctcaaatataaacaaacattaaaaaaacaaacaaaccaaaaacagctGGAGAGTAGCTGCAGGAGCTCTGAAGCTCTGAACTTCAGAGTTCAAAGATCTAGATTCTGCTACCTCTGGTCACACAGCCATGGCAAGTCATtcaactctgagcctcagtttcctcatagaCAGAATGGGGATAATACTGGCATCATTGGAACCATAACATTATTTGGATAGTGTTAGTATTATCCCAGTCCCTAACCTCTCAGAGAACCTTTGAGGATATCAGCCCTCACAGTCTGAGGATATCAGACTTCACATTAGGGGTTAGTATCCTACTTTGGTTTCCCAGGCAGAATTAACAAGTGTGGAGGAACTCGGTGGGGACACACAGTGGAGTGGATTCCTTGTAATTCCTTAATGTATTGAGCACTACATATTGGGTTCTGCAGATGAACAGGTAGCTCATGCTCTAGTGGGAGGAAAAGATGTGTATTCAGGCAACTGCCATATAATGCGAAGCGAGTTGCAATAGGGACAGTGTGCGAAAACACATAGGATGGCTCCTGTCCCCACCTCTGGTGGGTCAGCCAAGGCTTTCAGAGAAGGTGATAACCAACCAGAGTCTTGAAGAAGCCTAACACTCTGGTGGGAAGTACCTGGAAAGCAGTCCCAGAGGGCAGAGTATGGTGAGAGATGGGACAGAAGTTAGAGGACAAGATGTGGACCCAAAGCATAGGTGTGACTTCCTTTGAAGGTATGTGGGCCTCTTCCAGGCCCTCTTGTGGTCAGTCTCAGCCTGAAAATGGAGCTGGATGGCAGTTCTGGTTGACCCACAGCTCTTGGGATTAGATTGCCTTTAATCCTCATTTGCCTCCCTAAGAGGATTACAGGATCAGCTGTTAAGATAGCCCTAATCTAGTAGGGTTTGGCACCTGGACAGGGCACTGAGAGGCTGCTGGCTGGTCCTCAGCTGCCCCTTCCTATGTCCCTCCTCAGGCCCTACAGCTGAGGAAGAATACTATTTTGCCTAGGAAAACCCAGTGTGTGTTTTTCCACACTGGAACTACAAGCCCAGAGAGATACACTGCATGGAATCAGAGGTGAGGGTGGATGAACAAGAGACCCTAAGTCAGTTCAGGCTAAATTCCCACTGGATTCTCTGACCCACAAACTCTTCACCACCCCACATCTGACCTCATATGCCCATAGAGCTCTGCCCAACTGTGGACGAAcccaaatttcctttctttgtcccCCATGGTACAAGAATGGCATCTTCCAGGAGAAATTCGTCCAAGGATGAAGAGAGAACAAAACCTGACCACAAACCAAATCATACTTACAAAGCAGCGATTCCTGGTCCTGCTGCCTCAGTGATTGGAGGCTAGCAACTAAGAGAAGGGTCTTGGGAAGGCCATTGCTTTCCTGGATGAGGCTTTAGGGAAGCAGAGCCCTGGAGAAATGCGCCACATCCAAGAACCCATCACATGGGAGCCCAGAGCTATGTGGATCCTATCCCAGCACCAAGAGACAGATGTATAAGCCAAAATACCAATTCACTAACttataataggaaaaataacCATCATAGGGACTGAGAAGGCTGTCAATCCTGGTCAGTCCCTTTTCtctatacagaaaatataaactgaAGCCGAATTATGATCAAAAGATTCCTATAAGCACAGAGTCAAGCAAGGAGAATCAGAGTTGTGTGACACTGGCAAAGCTGGGAAAGCCATATGCCTGCATCCACCACGAAGATATTCTAGCCATGGGTAGAAGACACACAATTTTCACAATTTCTGACTCCCATtttcaataataattataattataactaACAGTCATTAAACATAGGGTTCTATGCTAAGCACTTTGTAAGAATTATCTCAGGTCATCTTCAAGGTAGCTCCAGATAGAAGATAACCATAATCACCATTACAtgttctcaatggggaaaatgaggctGCCCAAAGTGGATAACGAACTTGAtcctaaggtcacacagtcagtGGTTGAGCCAGAATCCGGATACAGGACTGTCTCACACCAGAACCAGAGCTATTAAACCACTATGCTAAACTGTCTCAAGAGGTCTACTCACCTTCAGTAATGACATCCCAACTTTGCCTGTATCAGTAGGACCTTTAGGTTGTAATTCACAATGTTTTTATCAGTTTGAACAGAGTTCTAGATGCCTCTCTATGCCCATCTGTGTTGTGCAGCAAGAGAAATAGAAGCTCTGGAGTCCAATGGCTCTCTTACTTCACCACTTACTTGCTGCATGACAGTAGTAGGCACTGTCAGTGCTCTGACTAGATCCCTTTGGAGTGTTTCTAGGTCTTGGCCTGTGTTCTGACAGTTTGGGTTTCTGACACTTTAGGCTGAAACTACTCTCAGGGAAACTGCCTATGATCCCAATCCTCCTTagcctttcccccttccctcttccctcactctctTATCAATTTCTCCTTCAAGCACATGCCTAATAAATGACTAGGACATGAATCCTAAGATGAGTCTTAGATTTGCTTCTAGAGAACCCAACTTGAGACAATGACCTAGAGCAAAGGTCACTAAATCTAGCttgccacctgtttttataaagttttactGCTATACAGCTATTATGTATCATTTACTTATGTATTGTCGGTGGCAGTACTGAGCAGCTATGACAGAAACTAAATAGTCCACAAAGCCTATGGTATTTACTACTTGGCCATTTTCAGAAAAAGTTTATCAACCCCTAACCTAGAGTAAGTCTTCTAATAATTATCACTCACTTCTATGGGTCGTCATGAGGACTAAATAAGTGAAAAAGGGCCCAGCACATTCCCTAACATCTACCAGGTGCTCAACTTATGTTTGCCAAGGTGGAATGTTCCATAGGGTACTCCCAAGTTGTGGGTCCTGTTCTTAGATTTTGAGAATCTTGCCTagaaagttttcctctatgattttgaGACTTTTCTCCCCTCTACCAAGAAAAGGCAACCTCCCAGTCAAGCAGATATTAAGGCAGTGTTATTGCCTTAATGAGCATGAGAATCAGCTGTGGGTCTGCTGAAACTACAGAATCCCAAGACCCACCTTAGACCATCCCCGGAATTAGAATctcaggggggcgggggggggggggggttcagctttccaggtgattttgatgGACACTAAAGCTTGAAAAACATAGATCTACagtaaatttataaacaaatacaaTGGTTTAAAAGCACacaactcggggcgcctgggtggctcagtcggttagacgtccgacttcagcccaggtcacgatctcgcggtccgtgagttcgagccccgcgtcgggctctgggctgatggctcagagcctggagcctgcttctgattccgtgtctccctctctctctgcccctcccctgttcatgctctgtctctgtctcaaaaataaataaacgttaaaaaaaaattaaaaaaaaaaaaagcacacaactCAAGAGAATTTTTACCTCTGGGGAAAAGGGGTTTGGGGGACCACACAGAAAACCTTAAATATACATGGGGCCTTTTATTTTGCCAGGTATTGTTCTAGATAGCTTTCATATTCAATTATCTTAAAAACCCAGTAAGTAAGTACtcatttttttaaggctgagaaaATGAAGGTGCAGAAATTTAGGTGTTTTTTTGTCCATGATTCCACAGCTTAAGATTCTATGCTTCTGTCCATGATTTCCACGGTTAAGACTACATAAGCGAAGAGTTAACTACCTCCAGGGTCCAAGTTCGTAAGGACTAAGTTATACTTCCTTTCTAGTCCTAGGAATGTTCTATTTCTCAAATTGAGTAGGGTATACAAACACAGATTATTTATATCTTACACATATACTGTATTATAGATGTCTCATATAtaagaatatttcatataaatataaacatacttttacaaataccaaaatcaaaactataattgGAAGGAAACCCGTTGCTCAAACTTCACTGGAACCCCCAAGGCTGGCAGTGGGAGAGAACCCTGAGGGTGCAGCTGGACCTCTCAGAGCCCGACCTTGAATCCCTGCATTTGAACGTTCGTGGTTGGAGAATCACACC contains these protein-coding regions:
- the CAMK2N2 gene encoding calcium/calmodulin-dependent protein kinase II inhibitor 2, with product MSEILPYSEDKMGRFAADPEGSDLSFSCRLQDTNSFFAGNQAKRPPKLGQIGRAKRVVIEDDRIDDVLKGMGEKPPSGV
- the LOC122491665 gene encoding EEF1A lysine methyltransferase 4 isoform X3, which translates into the protein MASPGAPAPPPEIPEQNCWYREVQYWDQRYRNAADSAPYEWFGDFSSFRALLEPELRPEDRILVLGCGNSALSYELFLGGFPDVTSVDYSSVVVAAMRARYAHVPNLRWETMDVRALDFPSGSFDVVLEKGTLDALLAGERDPWTVSSEGVHTVDQVLSEVSRVLVPGGRFISLTSAAPHFRIRHYAQAQYGWSLKHATYGSGFHFHLYLMQKGKELTVAQLALGTEILSPARPPTSPCFLQDSDHEDFLSAIHL